One genomic window of Polyangium aurulentum includes the following:
- a CDS encoding acyl-CoA dehydrogenase, whose product MSNPQAAQNRYRADLREMKFLLFEQFRLGEILGRAPFEAWGVDDASMVLDEAYKFVCEVFGPLNPVGDRVGCRVEDGRVITPPGFKEAWQKLAESGWRNIAVKPEYGGQGAPHVMQVIVEELMSGANTAFNMYPGLAHGAAEVIQAFGTARQKALYLPRLYGTQWGGTMCLTEPQAGSDVGASRSTAKKLPDGRYAIRGTKIYISGGDHDMAENIIHLVLARVEGAPAGTKGLSLFIVPRVRVDDDGNLQGSNDVTLGSIEHKMGINGSATCVLNFGESDGCVGELVGEVENVGMSQMFKMMNGARIAVGVQGVSVASSAFLNALEYARDRKQGPSIDHWKDPTAPRVAIIEHADVRRMLLEMKSKVEGIRALIIKLAMHMDLVHVHQGTDDQKAQYHQGQVDLLVPLVKAYGSDQAFRVCELAIQTYGGAGYIKDYPVEQYCRDAKIFSIYEGTNHIQAMDLVGRKLAQRGGQNLQEFLGDVAGFVQKHTSHPGIGPYVGELGAAQEALAGTAMRLLTWFQSGRMSMVPLAANRFLEMMAEVAVGWLLLDGARIAADKISGLPDDEQSARERLFYRGKLHAAAYYARHVLPEVRFHAELLGREDRSPLDIPTDAFATL is encoded by the coding sequence GTGTCCAACCCCCAAGCTGCCCAAAATCGCTATCGAGCCGACCTGCGCGAGATGAAATTCCTGCTCTTCGAGCAGTTCCGCCTGGGGGAGATCCTCGGGCGTGCACCTTTCGAGGCCTGGGGGGTGGACGATGCCTCGATGGTGCTCGACGAGGCTTACAAGTTCGTATGTGAGGTGTTCGGCCCGCTGAACCCTGTGGGCGATCGGGTGGGGTGTCGCGTCGAGGATGGGCGCGTCATCACGCCGCCGGGCTTCAAGGAGGCGTGGCAGAAGCTCGCCGAATCCGGCTGGCGGAACATCGCGGTCAAGCCCGAGTACGGTGGCCAGGGGGCGCCGCACGTCATGCAGGTGATCGTCGAGGAGCTCATGTCGGGCGCGAACACCGCGTTCAACATGTACCCGGGGCTCGCGCACGGCGCGGCCGAGGTGATCCAGGCCTTCGGCACGGCACGGCAGAAGGCGCTCTACTTGCCGCGCCTTTACGGCACCCAGTGGGGCGGCACGATGTGCCTCACGGAGCCGCAGGCGGGCTCGGACGTGGGCGCGTCGCGCTCGACGGCGAAGAAGCTGCCCGATGGCCGCTACGCGATTCGCGGCACGAAGATCTACATCTCCGGCGGCGATCACGACATGGCGGAGAACATCATCCACCTCGTGCTCGCGCGCGTGGAAGGCGCGCCTGCGGGCACCAAGGGCCTGTCGCTCTTCATCGTGCCGCGGGTGCGCGTCGACGACGACGGCAACCTCCAGGGCTCGAACGACGTCACGCTCGGCTCGATCGAGCACAAGATGGGCATCAACGGCTCGGCCACGTGCGTGCTCAACTTCGGCGAGAGCGACGGGTGCGTGGGCGAGCTGGTGGGCGAGGTCGAGAACGTCGGCATGAGCCAGATGTTCAAGATGATGAACGGCGCGCGCATCGCCGTGGGCGTGCAGGGTGTGTCCGTGGCGTCGAGCGCCTTCCTGAACGCGCTCGAGTACGCGCGCGATCGCAAGCAGGGCCCGTCGATCGATCACTGGAAAGATCCGACGGCGCCGCGCGTGGCGATCATCGAGCACGCGGACGTGCGCCGCATGCTGCTCGAGATGAAGTCCAAGGTGGAGGGCATCCGGGCGCTCATCATCAAGCTCGCGATGCACATGGATCTGGTGCACGTCCACCAGGGCACCGACGATCAGAAGGCGCAGTACCACCAGGGTCAGGTCGATCTGCTCGTGCCGCTCGTGAAGGCGTACGGCTCGGACCAGGCGTTCCGCGTCTGCGAGCTGGCGATCCAGACCTACGGCGGCGCCGGGTACATCAAGGACTACCCCGTCGAGCAATACTGCCGCGACGCGAAGATCTTCTCGATCTACGAGGGGACGAACCACATCCAGGCGATGGACCTCGTCGGCCGCAAGCTCGCGCAGCGCGGCGGGCAGAACCTGCAGGAGTTCCTCGGCGACGTGGCGGGGTTCGTCCAGAAGCATACGAGTCACCCCGGGATCGGGCCGTATGTGGGCGAGCTCGGGGCGGCGCAGGAGGCGCTGGCGGGGACGGCGATGCGGCTGCTCACCTGGTTCCAGTCGGGCCGCATGTCGATGGTGCCGCTCGCGGCCAACCGCTTCCTCGAGATGATGGCGGAGGTCGCGGTGGGTTGGCTCTTGCTCGACGGCGCGCGCATCGCCGCGGACAAGATCTCCGGTTTGCCGGACGACGAGCAATCCGCGCGCGAGCGGCTGTTCTACCGCGGCAAGCTGCACGCGGCCGCCTACTACGCGCGCCACGTCCTGCCCGAGGTCCGCTTCCACGCCGAGCTGCTCGGTCGTGAGGACCGCTCCCCGCTCGACATCCCCACCGACGCCTTCGCGACCCTGTAA
- a CDS encoding class I SAM-dependent methyltransferase: MNFLSMKGAWGPLASHVYDRVVAAGIEGLYEQCVRGLAEGFDEGEVLDVGTGPGHAALLFAQRRPRARVVGVDSSPTMIRIAEAKTKGAGGSNVTFQEGDALALPFEDERFDLVYSIASIKHWPDRAQGVREIFRVLKPGGTMVVIEADRGAPLEVVRDYARNWPFVPGPAAVSYFRMFVAAQGIDGIEAAEIMEQTPFREHRVERFLGLPLVAMRASK; encoded by the coding sequence ATGAATTTCCTGAGCATGAAGGGGGCCTGGGGGCCGCTCGCGTCGCACGTGTATGATCGCGTCGTGGCGGCGGGGATCGAGGGGCTCTACGAGCAGTGCGTTCGAGGGCTCGCGGAGGGGTTCGACGAGGGGGAGGTCCTCGATGTGGGGACCGGTCCCGGGCATGCGGCGCTGCTCTTTGCGCAGCGCAGGCCGCGGGCGCGCGTGGTCGGCGTCGACAGCTCTCCGACCATGATTCGCATCGCCGAGGCCAAGACGAAGGGGGCGGGGGGATCGAACGTGACGTTCCAGGAGGGTGATGCCCTCGCGCTGCCGTTCGAGGACGAGCGGTTCGATCTGGTCTACAGCATCGCGTCGATCAAGCACTGGCCCGATCGGGCGCAGGGTGTCCGCGAGATTTTCCGCGTCCTCAAGCCGGGTGGGACGATGGTCGTGATCGAGGCCGATCGTGGTGCGCCCCTCGAGGTCGTGCGCGATTATGCGCGCAATTGGCCTTTCGTCCCCGGTCCCGCCGCGGTCTCCTATTTTCGCATGTTCGTGGCGGCGCAGGGCATCGACGGCATCGAGGCGGCCGAGATCATGGAGCAGACGCCGTTCCGCGAGCACCGCGTCGAGCGCTTCCTGGGTTTGCCCCTTGTCGCCATGCGGGCTTCCAAATAG
- a CDS encoding cyclic nucleotide-binding and patatin-like phospholipase domain-containing protein, with the protein MSFELDIVVALKRSPVLGILGNRALLELAKGAEPRFAREPGAVLYKEGEIDDGIYVLLEGEVELSRAGNRLSALSESMAFGEEDALGQKPRMSAAKITRYGTRVYRIPLAHVEATAKALRTVGRALQKWLATPLTPSSLPSKNPGLPWPVPAHTPSHTGAEILTFAADPELGVPVGDVLDLVAQVLAADFGDRVLVATPAEYTGPSDPAPKVGADLVDRQAISTSAWKSVLAAHSKAYDYIFLDLSRRTHDGDLAAPAATRVHFTCRDGVTPAKRAIRVHVRQPPPRITHGSIKEMVALASAFGPKANEEVRIESPRDIQRVDECVVALEMSSIAKLPRGEDGRISLEALRSAGERGEAVREHVAAIARCISHRQLGVALGGGGALGFAHVVLLREMRRAGLPIDMVSGSSFGAVVGAYYCASPREGLDTLLSGLEGLHWAVRLGPVSSGFVGAYISAALGCPYLEDLPVRYFPVATNICTGTLDVIKSGPVGFAVRASGAFPGIFTPATLPNKRYVDGGIADNVPARVLSAHGADLVVSSNVIPLPMAMAAGGPLLPGVLGRMLFEFNPLHRLRDVVRSPFVVFHNAGNAMASMASVQFMSKPNISAYVLWDLHLAEAIMESAQKELAEQRVISRIKKAWRKLRVPESAT; encoded by the coding sequence ATGAGCTTCGAACTTGACATCGTCGTGGCATTGAAGAGGTCGCCCGTGCTCGGAATCCTGGGCAACCGCGCTCTCCTCGAGCTCGCAAAGGGAGCCGAGCCGCGCTTCGCGCGCGAGCCCGGCGCCGTGCTCTACAAAGAGGGCGAGATCGACGATGGCATTTACGTGCTGCTCGAGGGCGAGGTGGAGCTGAGCCGCGCGGGCAATCGCCTGAGCGCGCTCTCGGAGTCGATGGCGTTTGGCGAGGAGGACGCGCTCGGGCAGAAGCCGCGGATGTCTGCCGCGAAGATCACGCGGTATGGCACGCGCGTCTACCGGATCCCCCTCGCGCACGTCGAGGCGACGGCGAAGGCCCTGCGCACCGTGGGGCGCGCGCTTCAGAAGTGGCTCGCGACGCCGCTGACGCCCTCGTCCTTGCCGTCGAAGAACCCCGGGCTGCCGTGGCCCGTGCCCGCGCACACGCCCTCGCACACGGGCGCGGAGATCCTGACGTTCGCAGCCGACCCCGAGCTCGGCGTGCCGGTCGGAGATGTTCTGGATCTCGTCGCGCAGGTGCTCGCCGCCGATTTCGGTGACAGGGTCCTCGTCGCGACGCCCGCGGAATACACCGGGCCGAGCGATCCTGCGCCCAAGGTCGGGGCCGATCTCGTCGACAGGCAGGCGATCAGCACGTCGGCGTGGAAGAGCGTCCTCGCCGCGCACTCGAAGGCGTACGATTACATCTTTCTCGATCTCTCGCGCCGAACCCACGACGGGGATCTCGCCGCGCCCGCGGCGACGCGCGTGCACTTCACTTGCCGCGACGGGGTGACACCGGCCAAGCGCGCGATCCGCGTGCACGTGCGCCAGCCGCCCCCGCGCATCACGCACGGCTCGATCAAGGAGATGGTGGCGCTCGCGTCGGCGTTCGGGCCCAAGGCGAACGAGGAGGTGCGCATCGAGTCGCCGAGGGACATCCAGCGCGTCGACGAGTGCGTGGTCGCGCTCGAGATGAGCTCGATCGCGAAGCTGCCGCGCGGCGAGGACGGCCGGATCTCGCTCGAGGCGCTCCGCTCGGCGGGGGAGCGAGGGGAGGCCGTGCGAGAGCACGTGGCGGCGATCGCCCGTTGCATCTCGCATCGCCAGCTCGGGGTCGCGCTGGGCGGCGGGGGCGCGCTCGGGTTTGCGCACGTGGTGCTGCTGCGCGAGATGCGCCGGGCGGGGCTGCCGATCGACATGGTGAGCGGATCGAGCTTCGGCGCGGTGGTGGGCGCGTATTATTGCGCGTCCCCCCGCGAGGGGCTCGACACGCTCCTGTCGGGCCTCGAGGGTCTGCATTGGGCGGTGAGGCTCGGCCCCGTGAGCTCGGGGTTCGTCGGGGCGTATATCAGCGCCGCGCTTGGGTGCCCTTATCTCGAGGATTTGCCCGTTCGCTACTTCCCGGTCGCGACGAACATCTGCACGGGCACGCTGGACGTCATCAAGAGCGGCCCCGTGGGCTTCGCGGTGCGCGCGAGCGGCGCGTTTCCCGGGATCTTCACGCCGGCGACCTTGCCGAACAAGCGCTACGTGGACGGCGGCATCGCGGACAACGTGCCCGCGCGCGTGCTCTCGGCGCACGGGGCCGACCTCGTGGTCTCGAGCAACGTGATCCCGTTGCCGATGGCGATGGCGGCGGGTGGTCCGCTCCTTCCGGGGGTGCTCGGGCGGATGCTGTTCGAGTTCAACCCGCTCCACCGGCTGCGCGACGTGGTGCGCTCGCCGTTCGTGGTCTTCCACAACGCGGGCAATGCGATGGCGTCGATGGCCAGCGTGCAGTTCATGTCGAAGCCGAACATCTCGGCGTACGTGCTCTGGGACCTGCACCTGGCGGAAGCGATCATGGAGTCGGCCCAGAAGGAGCTGGCCGAGCAGCGCGTCATCTCCAGGATCAAAAAGGCCTGGAGGAAGCTGCGCGTCCCGGAGTCCGCGACGTGA
- a CDS encoding lysophospholipid acyltransferase family protein has product MERNVPLAAWLGYWGAMRRYHRYEVSGIEHLERPGSALIVGYHGRPIAHDLCMLTVTLHERLGYLPHAIVHGAAEKQPLMRWVTEGLGFVTGDGEAMARAIARGEHVIVTPGGIREGCRSFLHRYQVDWGERTGYVRLALRHRLPIVPVAGIGTDDAFIGLNDGYALGKRLRAPARLPVWFGLGLGGLWPLSLPLPVKMRTMVGEPIDLRADGDVDPRDGAGVRRLHARVVAAVQGLLDAAREGANREGGGERKRA; this is encoded by the coding sequence ATGGAGCGGAACGTCCCGCTCGCGGCGTGGCTCGGCTACTGGGGCGCGATGCGGCGCTATCATCGCTACGAGGTCTCGGGGATCGAGCACCTCGAGCGCCCGGGCTCCGCTCTCATCGTGGGCTATCACGGCCGGCCGATCGCGCACGACCTGTGCATGCTCACCGTGACGCTCCACGAGCGGCTCGGGTATCTGCCGCACGCGATCGTGCACGGCGCGGCCGAAAAGCAGCCGCTCATGCGCTGGGTGACCGAGGGGCTCGGGTTCGTCACGGGCGACGGCGAGGCGATGGCGCGGGCCATTGCGCGGGGCGAGCACGTCATCGTCACGCCGGGCGGCATTCGCGAGGGCTGCCGGAGCTTTTTGCACCGATATCAGGTCGACTGGGGCGAGCGCACGGGATATGTGCGGCTCGCGCTGCGCCATCGGCTGCCGATCGTCCCGGTCGCGGGGATCGGCACCGACGATGCGTTCATCGGGCTGAACGACGGTTATGCGCTCGGCAAGCGGCTCCGCGCGCCCGCGCGGCTGCCCGTGTGGTTCGGCCTCGGGCTCGGGGGGCTCTGGCCGCTCTCGTTGCCGCTGCCGGTCAAGATGCGGACGATGGTTGGAGAGCCCATCGATTTGCGCGCGGATGGGGACGTGGACCCGCGCGACGGGGCGGGGGTGCGGCGATTGCACGCGCGCGTGGTGGCGGCGGTGCAGGGGCTGCTCGATGCGGCGAGGGAGGGAGCGAATCGCGAGGGTGGGGGTGAGAGGAAGCGGGCATGA
- a CDS encoding SDR family NAD(P)-dependent oxidoreductase → MRSSEEWAVILGVSEGSGAAIARAVAREPGLHVFGMHRGRHPESAAYVEREIRDAGRQASFLLGDAGNAEGAKNGAEALEAAIGPGKVRLFVHAIANASVGSLASGGDAQLPAYKIEKTFASMAHSFVYWTQELVGRDLLAPGARLVGLTNPVVGSLVQGLGLVAATKAALEIYVRQLAAELGPRGYRVNLVNYGLVDTPAGRAGFPEEQWAGVVNRAARVTPARRLCTVDEVGRLVSFLCGETGEWFNGATIDFTGGMTQTLLGYVLNEEGSQP, encoded by the coding sequence ATGAGGTCGAGTGAAGAATGGGCGGTCATCCTGGGCGTATCCGAGGGCAGCGGGGCGGCGATCGCGCGCGCCGTGGCCCGCGAGCCAGGGCTGCACGTCTTCGGCATGCACCGGGGCCGACACCCCGAGTCTGCGGCGTACGTCGAGCGCGAGATCCGCGACGCGGGGCGGCAGGCGAGCTTCTTGCTGGGCGACGCCGGGAACGCCGAGGGCGCAAAGAACGGCGCCGAGGCGCTCGAAGCGGCCATTGGCCCTGGCAAGGTGAGGCTCTTCGTGCACGCGATTGCCAATGCCTCCGTGGGCTCGCTGGCGTCGGGCGGCGACGCTCAGCTCCCGGCGTACAAGATCGAAAAGACATTCGCGTCGATGGCGCACTCGTTCGTGTACTGGACGCAGGAGCTGGTGGGGCGCGACCTGCTCGCGCCGGGGGCGCGGCTCGTGGGGCTCACGAATCCCGTCGTCGGCTCGCTCGTGCAGGGGCTCGGGCTCGTGGCGGCGACGAAGGCGGCGCTCGAGATCTACGTCCGGCAGCTCGCCGCAGAGCTCGGGCCGCGAGGGTATCGGGTGAACCTCGTCAATTACGGGCTCGTCGACACGCCGGCCGGGCGCGCGGGATTCCCCGAGGAGCAATGGGCGGGGGTCGTGAACCGCGCGGCGCGCGTGACGCCGGCGCGGCGGCTGTGCACGGTCGACGAGGTAGGCCGGCTCGTCTCGTTCCTCTGCGGCGAGACGGGCGAGTGGTTCAACGGCGCCACGATCGATTTCACGGGCGGAATGACGCAGACGCTGCTCGGATACGTGTTGAACGAAGAAGGGAGCCAACCATGA
- a CDS encoding carboxymuconolactone decarboxylase family protein, producing the protein MISKTAPAITPVYEILTKQELHVLRKAYEREPAVLAEFAATTYDGLFPPGSTIFDAITARFYTHGAPPEKPLSPLPQRDREVVLIALLSLRRGSTVPLAMHIYWGLMVGLDPEEVGEVLLLAGVYGGIDSYTLGLGAMTSTLNTLKNLVVTNRTTPLQVVRALSSPDSESSPASLNPADVARRLDDLT; encoded by the coding sequence ATGATCAGCAAGACCGCGCCGGCGATCACGCCGGTTTACGAGATCCTCACGAAGCAAGAGCTGCACGTGCTGCGCAAGGCGTACGAGAGGGAGCCGGCGGTGCTCGCCGAGTTCGCCGCGACGACCTACGACGGCCTCTTTCCGCCGGGCTCGACCATCTTCGACGCTATCACGGCGCGGTTTTACACGCACGGCGCGCCGCCCGAGAAGCCGCTGTCGCCGCTGCCGCAGCGTGATCGCGAGGTCGTGCTGATCGCGCTGCTCTCGCTGCGCCGGGGCTCGACCGTGCCGCTCGCGATGCACATCTACTGGGGCTTGATGGTCGGGCTCGATCCCGAAGAGGTGGGCGAGGTGCTCTTGCTCGCGGGCGTCTACGGCGGCATCGACTCCTACACGCTCGGCCTCGGCGCGATGACGAGCACGCTCAATACCCTGAAAAACCTCGTGGTGACCAACAGGACCACGCCGCTGCAGGTGGTCCGCGCGCTCTCGTCACCGGACTCGGAGTCGAGCCCCGCCAGCCTCAACCCGGCGGACGTGGCGCGCAGGCTCGACGATCTCACATGA
- a CDS encoding 3-oxoacyl-ACP synthase III family protein: MIQVRIAGTAGVVPGPLLSTAELARRALPNTPPADVEAKTGISTRAWAPKGALMSDVGAEALRGALDRAGLEPRDLRRILFVTSTGGDALIPTTSSAIIATLGLRGTCDGFDLSNSCMGFLSALDTGARAVATGLFPVGIVVVEMLSRHLVPEQHRPYMVLGDGAAAVVLTQGAAGEGIVGASFGTDRTLGNTVHLGHPCVTGEPEHLQFLASNRELTEIGVSTLVRAAKAAVEPSGARLEDIEWVVPHQPNGSMLDKMIAALGVDPSRAVPLVEELGSIGAASIPMSLDRLLRTRPVRPGDRVLMAGIGAGVSYGAMLYQVA, encoded by the coding sequence ATGATTCAGGTCCGAATCGCGGGCACCGCGGGGGTCGTGCCGGGGCCATTGCTGAGCACCGCGGAGCTCGCGCGGCGGGCGCTACCGAATACGCCGCCCGCCGATGTCGAGGCCAAGACGGGAATCTCGACGCGCGCCTGGGCGCCGAAGGGAGCGCTCATGTCCGACGTCGGCGCCGAGGCGCTGCGGGGCGCGCTGGATCGGGCGGGGCTCGAACCGCGCGATCTGCGGCGGATCCTCTTCGTGACCTCGACGGGCGGCGACGCGCTCATTCCCACGACCTCGAGCGCGATCATCGCGACGCTCGGGCTGCGCGGGACCTGCGACGGGTTCGATCTGAGCAACTCGTGCATGGGTTTTTTATCGGCGCTCGACACGGGCGCGCGCGCGGTGGCGACGGGGCTCTTTCCGGTGGGGATCGTGGTGGTCGAGATGCTCTCGCGCCACCTCGTCCCCGAGCAGCACCGGCCCTACATGGTGCTCGGCGACGGCGCCGCGGCCGTGGTGCTCACGCAGGGCGCCGCGGGCGAGGGCATCGTGGGGGCCTCGTTCGGGACCGACAGGACGCTCGGAAACACCGTGCACCTCGGCCACCCTTGCGTGACGGGGGAGCCGGAGCACCTGCAGTTTCTGGCCTCGAATCGCGAGCTCACCGAGATCGGCGTCTCGACGCTCGTGCGCGCGGCGAAGGCGGCCGTCGAGCCCTCGGGCGCGCGCCTCGAGGATATCGAGTGGGTCGTGCCGCACCAGCCGAATGGCAGCATGCTGGACAAGATGATCGCGGCGCTCGGCGTCGATCCCTCCCGTGCCGTCCCGCTCGTGGAGGAGCTCGGAAGCATCGGCGCCGCGTCGATTCCGATGAGCCTCGACCGGCTCTTGCGCACGCGGCCGGTGCGTCCGGGCGATCGCGTCCTCATGGCCGGCATCGGGGCCGGCGTCTCCTACGGCGCAATGCTTTATCAGGTGGCCTGA
- a CDS encoding methyltransferase domain-containing protein → MDGARLEDLERIVCPACRSRLALRGAGEGGRVARGTLACTGCGEAWPIEEGLPRLYREADVRGNDRLLRYFYDGLPSLHDASVRLLLPLFRAGTEKALRDTYMRRLDLGSLRPRDDGRPVRILEVGIGTGANLPLLQRELPRGLDVEIWGLDLSRGMLGQCQKRLRKRPDPRVRLLLGDAHALPFADGTFDRVFHVGALNSYRDPRRALAEMARVAVPESPIVVVDEQLDRSQPQNLYHRATFRLVTFYDPDPHCPVELLPAGAEEVREEQAGRFFYCLSFRMPEPARPQAT, encoded by the coding sequence ATGGATGGCGCGAGGCTCGAGGACTTGGAGCGTATCGTCTGCCCGGCTTGTCGCAGCCGGCTCGCGCTGCGGGGCGCGGGGGAGGGCGGGCGCGTCGCTCGCGGGACCCTGGCATGCACGGGCTGCGGCGAGGCGTGGCCGATCGAGGAGGGCCTCCCGCGGCTCTACCGCGAGGCCGACGTGCGCGGCAACGACAGGCTCCTGCGTTACTTCTACGACGGGCTGCCGTCGCTGCACGACGCGTCCGTTCGCCTGCTCCTGCCCCTGTTCCGGGCCGGCACGGAGAAAGCCTTGCGCGACACGTACATGCGCAGGCTCGATCTCGGCTCGCTCCGGCCGCGCGACGACGGCCGCCCCGTGCGCATCCTCGAGGTGGGCATCGGGACCGGGGCGAACCTGCCCCTGTTGCAGCGCGAGCTGCCGCGGGGGCTCGACGTCGAGATCTGGGGGCTCGATCTCTCCCGCGGGATGCTCGGCCAATGCCAGAAACGCCTGCGCAAACGCCCCGATCCGCGTGTTCGCCTCCTGCTCGGCGACGCCCACGCGCTGCCCTTCGCCGACGGCACCTTCGACCGCGTCTTTCACGTCGGCGCGCTCAACTCGTACCGCGATCCGCGCCGCGCCCTCGCCGAGATGGCGCGCGTCGCCGTGCCCGAAAGCCCCATCGTCGTCGTCGACGAGCAGCTCGATCGCAGCCAGCCGCAGAACCTCTACCACCGGGCGACGTTCCGCCTCGTGACCTTCTACGATCCCGACCCGCATTGCCCCGTCGAGCTGTTGCCCGCCGGGGCCGAGGAGGTGCGCGAGGAGCAGGCCGGTCGATTCTTTTATTGCCTGAGCTTCCGCATGCCCGAGCCTGCGCGGCCTCAGGCCACCTGA